A single region of the Gemmatimonadaceae bacterium genome encodes:
- the bamD gene encoding outer membrane protein assembly factor BamD, with the protein MTLRFRIPAILLAAALVLPACRPAFSLRKYPTSEKLYTASLDRFHKKKWDDAVTGFEKLTLDLPAGDSLLSRAHWYLAKAHTGRSEHLLAAQEYTKLAENFADDSLADDALYESGRSYSRLWRRPALDPQYGQLAQVQYRLLITLYPESPFKPKADAELKRLDEWFATKDFDTGDAYFRRKAYDSAIIYFRDVVKNYPNTDRARQAMIRMVNAYRSPTMNYREDAREVCATLFELYPKDAGVAKACDGMKPAKDSTAAPAKPAP; encoded by the coding sequence GTGACCCTCCGTTTCCGCATCCCCGCCATCCTGCTTGCCGCGGCCCTCGTGCTGCCGGCGTGCCGGCCGGCGTTCAGTCTTCGCAAGTATCCGACCAGCGAGAAGCTCTACACCGCGTCGCTCGACCGCTTCCACAAGAAGAAGTGGGATGACGCCGTGACGGGGTTCGAGAAGCTGACGCTCGACCTGCCGGCCGGCGACTCGCTGCTGTCGCGCGCGCACTGGTACCTCGCCAAGGCGCACACCGGGCGCTCCGAGCATCTGCTGGCGGCGCAGGAGTACACCAAGCTCGCCGAGAACTTTGCCGACGACTCGCTCGCGGACGACGCCCTGTACGAGTCGGGGCGCAGCTACTCGCGGCTCTGGCGCCGTCCGGCGCTCGACCCGCAATACGGGCAGCTGGCGCAGGTGCAGTATCGCCTGCTCATCACGCTGTATCCGGAGTCGCCCTTCAAGCCGAAGGCCGACGCCGAGCTGAAGCGCCTCGACGAGTGGTTCGCCACCAAGGACTTCGACACGGGTGACGCCTACTTCCGCCGCAAGGCCTACGATTCGGCCATCATCTACTTCCGCGACGTCGTCAAGAACTACCCCAACACCGACCGGGCGCGGCAGGCGATGATCCGCATGGTGAATGCGTATCGCTCGCCGACGATGAACTACCGCGAGGACGCACGCGAAGTCTGCGCCACGCTGTTTGAGCTGTACCCGAAGGACGCGGGCGTCGCGAAGGCGTGCGACGGGATGAAGCCGGCCAAGGACTCGACGGCGGCGCCGGCCAAACCGGCGCCCTGA
- the secA gene encoding preprotein translocase subunit SecA, translating to MFNKLLGTVFGSRHERELKRIRPILAEIEEHGRRLASVSEDELKTQTDKFRGIITERTQELSHRIDALKERKKTAADAAERESIDNELSGADGRGGLEGQYRRSVRDTLDEILPEAFATVREAARRLVGTKAMVTGREIDWNMVHYEVQLVGGIQLHLGKIAEMATGEGKTLVATLPLYLNALPGRGAHLVTVNNYLARRDSQWMGHLFTYLGLSVACLDDTEPGTPERRAAYNADITYGTNNEFGFDYLRDNMVVATEQRVQRPHVYAIVDEVDSVLIDEARTPLIISGPVGNESDGQYAEHNAAVMRLVRRQTEMANDLVARGEKAMEAGDLQGAGLAFYKAQLGNPKNKRLLKALQEQGVKMLVQKQELEVIADRKLPSAKQAFRDLEDDLLFVLDERGHTVHLTDRGVDFLSPSDHDQFVLPDISSEVHRIEHSHEMTGAEKLEARRQIEGEYALKSEKLNIIHQLLRAHSLYEKDVNYVVQDGQVLIVDEFTGRTMHGRRWSEGLHQAVEAKEGVQVKGETQTLATITIQNYFRMYEKLAGMTGTAETEETEFFQIYRLEVAVIPTNRPVIRDDRHDLVYKTRREKYNAIVEETRRLHDLGFPVLVGTTSVEASETLSRMFQRAGIKHQVLNAKYHQREAEIVAMAGQSGGVTIATNMAGRGTDIKLGEGVIPSKPSRIKDPDGKEIDVSECGGLHIIGSERHESRRIDRQLRGRAGRQGDPGASQFFLSLEDDLMRLFGSDRIARLMDRLGAQEGEMLTHPLITRSIEQAQKRVELQNFQSRKRLLDYDDVMNQQREVIYNLRAFALEGGEELKGEAIKMVETAVGRRIETTLAAFDDSLEWDLDLVRQDLLMHYLLTVPCFEPDGTRPSSITEAKTEGGVAGTKAFHAKMDTLAEHAGQVLALVMLNVLDEKWKDHLYDLDQLRGSIGYRSWGQKDPLLEYKQEAYTMFVDLMTDIQHTFTERFLRVQLMYDPPAPPPPPPETKRRFNALGVAEDVPEGEVLDIGPSETPGEGEIVKADPMIVGAGRARTLTGALAAAPAGGTGVQDWSTVGRNDPCPCGSGKKFKKCHGASM from the coding sequence ATGTTCAACAAGCTGCTGGGCACGGTCTTCGGCTCACGACATGAGCGGGAACTCAAGCGCATCCGGCCAATCCTCGCGGAAATCGAGGAACATGGGCGGCGGCTCGCGTCCGTCTCCGAGGACGAGCTCAAGACGCAGACCGACAAGTTCCGCGGCATCATCACGGAACGCACGCAGGAGCTCTCGCACCGGATCGACGCACTGAAGGAGCGCAAGAAGACGGCGGCCGATGCCGCCGAGCGCGAATCGATCGACAACGAACTCAGCGGCGCCGATGGACGCGGCGGCCTCGAGGGGCAGTACCGCCGGTCCGTGCGCGACACGCTCGACGAAATCCTCCCCGAGGCCTTCGCCACGGTGCGCGAGGCCGCCCGGCGGCTCGTGGGCACGAAGGCCATGGTCACCGGCCGCGAAATCGACTGGAACATGGTGCACTACGAGGTGCAGCTCGTCGGCGGCATCCAGCTGCACCTGGGCAAGATCGCCGAGATGGCGACCGGCGAAGGCAAGACGCTGGTGGCCACGCTCCCGCTCTACCTCAACGCCCTGCCGGGGCGCGGCGCCCACCTGGTGACGGTGAACAACTACCTCGCCCGGCGCGACTCGCAGTGGATGGGACACCTGTTCACTTATCTCGGCCTGAGCGTCGCCTGCCTCGACGACACCGAGCCGGGGACGCCGGAACGCCGGGCCGCGTACAACGCCGACATCACGTACGGGACCAACAACGAGTTCGGCTTCGACTACCTGCGCGACAACATGGTGGTCGCCACCGAGCAGCGGGTGCAGCGTCCGCACGTCTACGCCATCGTCGACGAAGTGGACTCGGTCCTGATCGACGAGGCGCGCACGCCGCTCATCATCTCCGGCCCGGTGGGGAACGAGAGCGACGGGCAGTACGCGGAGCACAACGCGGCGGTCATGCGCCTCGTGCGGCGGCAGACGGAGATGGCCAACGACCTCGTGGCGCGCGGCGAGAAGGCGATGGAGGCCGGCGACCTGCAGGGCGCCGGGCTCGCGTTCTACAAGGCGCAGCTCGGCAACCCGAAGAACAAGCGCCTGCTCAAGGCCCTGCAGGAACAGGGCGTCAAGATGCTCGTGCAAAAGCAGGAGCTCGAGGTCATCGCCGACCGCAAGCTCCCGTCGGCCAAGCAGGCCTTCCGCGACCTCGAGGACGATCTCCTCTTCGTGCTCGACGAGCGCGGCCACACCGTGCACCTCACCGATCGCGGCGTCGACTTCCTGAGTCCGTCGGACCACGACCAGTTCGTGCTCCCCGACATCTCGTCGGAGGTCCACCGCATCGAGCACAGCCACGAGATGACGGGGGCGGAGAAGCTCGAGGCCCGCCGCCAGATCGAGGGCGAATACGCGCTGAAGAGCGAGAAGCTGAACATCATCCATCAGCTGCTGCGCGCGCACTCGCTGTACGAGAAGGACGTGAACTACGTCGTGCAGGATGGGCAGGTGCTCATCGTCGACGAGTTCACGGGCCGCACGATGCACGGGCGCCGCTGGAGCGAGGGACTGCACCAGGCGGTCGAGGCCAAGGAAGGAGTGCAGGTGAAGGGCGAGACGCAGACGCTCGCCACCATCACCATCCAGAACTACTTCCGCATGTACGAGAAGCTGGCGGGCATGACCGGCACCGCCGAGACGGAGGAGACGGAATTCTTCCAGATCTACCGGCTCGAGGTCGCGGTCATCCCGACCAACCGGCCGGTCATCCGTGACGACCGCCACGACCTCGTCTACAAGACCCGCCGCGAGAAGTACAACGCCATCGTCGAGGAGACGCGGCGCCTGCACGACCTCGGCTTCCCGGTGCTCGTCGGCACGACCTCCGTGGAAGCGTCGGAAACGCTGTCGCGCATGTTCCAGCGCGCCGGCATCAAGCACCAGGTGCTGAACGCCAAGTACCACCAGCGCGAGGCCGAGATCGTGGCGATGGCCGGCCAGTCGGGCGGGGTCACGATCGCGACGAACATGGCCGGCCGCGGCACCGACATCAAGCTTGGCGAGGGCGTGATCCCGTCGAAGCCGTCGCGCATCAAGGACCCGGACGGCAAGGAGATCGACGTCTCGGAGTGCGGCGGCCTGCACATCATCGGCTCCGAACGGCACGAGTCGCGGCGCATTGACCGCCAGCTCCGCGGCCGCGCCGGCCGCCAGGGCGACCCGGGCGCGTCGCAGTTCTTCCTGTCGCTCGAAGACGACCTGATGCGCCTCTTCGGTTCGGACCGCATCGCGCGGCTGATGGACCGGCTCGGCGCGCAGGAGGGCGAGATGCTCACGCATCCGCTCATCACGCGCTCCATCGAGCAGGCCCAGAAGCGCGTCGAACTGCAGAACTTCCAGAGCCGCAAGCGGCTGCTCGATTACGACGACGTCATGAACCAGCAGCGCGAGGTGATCTACAACCTCCGCGCGTTCGCGCTCGAGGGCGGCGAGGAGCTCAAGGGCGAGGCCATCAAGATGGTCGAGACCGCCGTGGGCCGCCGCATCGAGACCACCTTGGCGGCGTTCGACGACTCGCTCGAGTGGGACCTCGATCTCGTCCGGCAGGACCTGCTGATGCACTACCTGCTGACGGTGCCGTGCTTCGAGCCCGACGGCACGCGGCCGTCGAGCATCACCGAGGCCAAGACCGAGGGCGGCGTGGCGGGGACGAAGGCCTTCCACGCCAAGATGGACACGCTCGCCGAGCACGCCGGCCAGGTGCTTGCGCTCGTGATGCTCAACGTCCTCGACGAGAAGTGGAAGGACCACCTGTACGACCTCGACCAGCTGCGCGGGTCGATCGGGTACCGGTCGTGGGGCCAGAAGGACCCGCTGCTGGAGTACAAGCAGGAGGCGTACACGATGTTCGTGGACCTCATGACGGACATCCAGCACACCTTCACCGAGCGGTTCCTGCGCGTGCAGCTGATGTACGATCCGCCCGCGCCGCCGCCACCGCCGCCCGAGACGAAGCGCCGCTTCAACGCGCTCGGCGTCGCCGAGGACGTGCCGGAGGGTGAGGTGCTCGACATCGGCCCGTCCGAAACACCGGGCGAGGGCGAGATCGTGAAGGCCGACCCGATGATCGTCGGCGCGGGACGCGCGCGCACGCTCACCGGCGCGCTGGCCGCGGCACCCG
- a CDS encoding UDP-glucuronic acid decarboxylase family protein codes for MRVLITGAAGFLGSHLCDRFLRDGHEVVGLDNFVTGHPDNIAHLIGNDRFSFLRHNISEFTYVAGPLDGVLHFASPASPIDYLELPIQTLKVGSLGTHNALGIAKAKGARFFLASTSEVYGDPLVHPQVESYWGNVNPIGPRGVYDEAKRFAEAITMAYHRTHGLDTRIVRIFNTYGPRMRPRDGRVVSNFIVQALNGEPITIYGDGSQTRSFCYVEDEVEGLYQLFLKGDANPCNIGNPDEYTVRQLAEIVVELTGSASRIVHEPLPEDDPKVRKPDITRARTLLGWTPQIDVRTGVQRTIDYFRTLAGSPRMAPRGR; via the coding sequence ATGAGAGTGCTCATCACCGGCGCGGCGGGCTTTCTCGGCTCGCACTTGTGCGACCGTTTCCTGCGCGACGGCCATGAGGTGGTGGGGCTCGACAATTTCGTCACGGGCCACCCCGACAACATCGCGCACCTGATTGGGAACGACCGCTTCTCGTTCCTGCGGCACAACATCTCCGAGTTCACGTATGTCGCCGGCCCGCTCGACGGCGTGCTGCACTTCGCCTCGCCGGCGAGCCCCATCGATTATCTCGAGCTGCCGATCCAGACGCTCAAGGTGGGATCGCTGGGGACGCACAACGCGCTGGGCATCGCCAAGGCCAAGGGGGCGCGGTTCTTCCTGGCGTCCACCAGCGAGGTGTACGGCGACCCGCTCGTCCATCCGCAGGTCGAGTCGTACTGGGGAAACGTGAATCCCATCGGCCCGCGCGGCGTCTACGACGAGGCCAAGCGCTTCGCCGAGGCGATCACCATGGCGTATCACCGCACGCACGGGCTCGATACGCGCATCGTGCGGATCTTCAACACCTACGGGCCGCGCATGCGTCCCCGCGACGGCCGCGTGGTGTCGAACTTCATCGTGCAGGCGCTCAATGGCGAGCCCATCACCATCTACGGCGATGGCTCGCAGACCCGCTCGTTCTGTTACGTGGAGGACGAGGTGGAAGGGCTGTACCAGCTCTTCCTGAAGGGTGACGCCAATCCGTGCAACATCGGCAACCCTGACGAGTACACGGTGCGCCAGCTCGCCGAGATCGTCGTCGAGCTGACGGGCTCCGCGTCGCGCATCGTGCACGAACCGCTCCCCGAGGACGACCCCAAGGTGCGCAAGCCGGACATCACGCGCGCCCGGACCCTGCTCGGGTGGACGCCGCAGATCGACGTCCGCACCGGAGTCCAGCGCACCATCGACTACTTCCGCACCCTGGCCGGCTCGCCGCGCATGGCGCCGCGCGGCCGTTGA
- the nadD gene encoding nicotinate-nucleotide adenylyltransferase, whose translation MRIGIFGGTFDPPHVGHLLAAGDAVESLTLDQVIWVPAAQQPLKAADASAPAEHRLAMTRLAVQGDPRFRVDALELERGGVSFMVDTLRTCRARQPDAALFLLLGMDAAALLPKWREPEIIRELAEVVVLSRGGEELALPTGVRALPTWRVDVSATEIRARVAAGRSIRGFVPDAVAAYIAAHGLYR comes from the coding sequence GTGCGGATCGGCATTTTCGGCGGGACGTTTGACCCGCCGCACGTGGGACATCTGCTGGCGGCCGGCGATGCGGTCGAGTCGCTGACGCTGGATCAGGTGATCTGGGTGCCGGCCGCGCAGCAGCCGCTGAAGGCGGCTGACGCTTCGGCGCCGGCTGAGCATCGCCTGGCGATGACGCGGCTGGCGGTGCAGGGGGACCCGCGGTTCCGGGTGGATGCGCTGGAACTGGAGCGGGGCGGCGTCTCGTTCATGGTGGACACGCTGCGGACATGCCGGGCGCGACAGCCGGACGCGGCATTATTCCTGCTCCTTGGGATGGATGCGGCGGCCCTGCTGCCGAAGTGGCGGGAACCGGAGATCATTCGGGAGCTGGCAGAAGTGGTGGTGCTCTCGCGGGGCGGGGAGGAGTTGGCGCTCCCCACCGGCGTGCGGGCGCTGCCGACGTGGCGCGTCGACGTCTCGGCCACCGAGATCCGCGCGCGCGTGGCGGCCGGACGCTCCATTCGTGGGTTCGTGCCTGACGCCGTGGCCGCGTACATCGCGGCGCATGGCCTGTACCGATAG